Below is a genomic region from Desulfobotulus pelophilus.
GTGAATTTTGTGCTGCGCGGTATAGCATTTACGGGCCATCGTTTTGGCGAAGGAAAGGAGACGGCTCAGGTGCTGGCAGAACGTCTTCTGGCCAATACCTTGAATCTCTGTGAAAATGCCCAGCTCTCCCTTAGCGAGGGTGAGGTAACTTCTCTCAGGCGCTGGTTCTATGCAGGATTGATTCCATAGCATCCTGCAGACGGTAATGACGGACTATGGAAGGGAGGATGGCAGGGTGCCACCTCCCTTTTTTTTGGCTTCGTACATGCGGGCTTCCGCTTCCTGCAGTAAGAGATCCGGGCAGCGCAGGGTTTCCCGCGGGCTTGTTGTGCCCGAGCTGAAACTCAATTGCAGGTCCGGAATTTCAGTGATCACTGTCCGGCTGATCAGCCGGAGTACGCGTTTTGCGGCTCCTGTGGACGACTCCGCGCTGGTTTCCGCAAGATGAATGGCAAAGGTATCGCCATCGATGCGGGCAAGGGTGTCACAGCTCCGCAGGGATTGGCTCAGGCTGTCCGCAAGGGTACAGAGAATTTTATCGCCCATTCCATGGCCGTAGCGGGCATTGATGGCCCGGAAATGATCTACGTTGAGAACGATAAGTCCAAAGGAGTTTCCATAGCGGCAGAAACGACCCGTTTCCCTGGCTAGAAGTTCCATAAAGGATCTCCGGTTGGGGAGTCCGGTCAGGCGGTCTGTGTGGGCCAGTCGGCGCAGGTGACTTTCCAGTTGGTGACTGCGGGTCATGTCCGTAAAGAATCCCTGTATGGCAAGTATACGCCCGTCAGTACCCATGGTGGCGTAAGCGGTGATGGATGCATGGCCGATGGTGCCGTTTTTTTTCCTGAAGCGGATGGGGAACTCCTGCACACCACCGGAAAGAAGTCTGTTGGTAAGTATTTTCCTGTCCTGACGGTCAAGGTATAGTTTTTGCGGAATATCATCTACATGATGAATCAGTTCTTCCGGAGAGGCATACTCCAGTATTCGGGCCATGCTGCTGTTGACTTTGGTAAAACGGCCTTCCGGAGTGGAAATGAAAACGCCCACCGGTGCTTTCTCTATAAAGGTGGCCAGTTCTGTTTCCAGTTCCTGTTTTTTCTGTTCACTCTGATAGAGATCCAGTGCCAGCTGTCGGCAGAGACTGTGAGTGAAGGAGGTATCTGATGGCAAAGCGGGATGGGGTGCGGAAGGCCCTTGTTCCCGAAGGGTCTGAATTTGTGATTTAAAAATCCGGTTTTCTTGCCTCTGCTTTCTGTAATACAGGGCATGGATAAAGAGATAAGAGACGGAAAGAAGGGTCATGAGAATCAGTGCCGTACTACGCATGGGCGAACCGGGACAGGATTCCGGGGATCGGGGTATTCCCTGAACGATCCGCCATTGGGGCTGGTTCAATGTGCGGGTGCTGATTATGAGTTCCTTTGCCTGCCCATCCAGATGGAGAGTATCCGTTTCTCCGCGAAGAAGGGCGACAAGGCTGGCTGGTTTTTTGAGAAGGGCTTCCATTATCTCCGGTTGTGGCGAGGCGACAAGCTGACCATCGGAAGACAGGATTCCCAGAAAGCCTCCTTCCGGTATGGGAATGCGTCCGGCTATGGCATGGAGGTGGTCCAGGAGGATATCGAGGCCCATCACTCCCAGCAGTTCGCCGGATTCAGGATCCGTTAGTGCCCTGACCACACTCACCACACGTCTGTTGGTAGGAACTTCCATGTATGGATGGGTCCAAAGGATTGTTCCTGGCTCCAGCATGGCGTGGCGAAACCAGGGTCTTCTCCGTGCATCATAGCTGTCCGGCAGGGGAGCTTCGGGTTCAAAAAAGAGCTTGCCATCAGCCGTGGAGAAGTAAAGATAATGGATGCTGCTGTGGGTGACGAGAATATTTTGCCACAGGCTACGGACGAAATCTTCATCCTTTTCAGACGGATTCCGGGTGAATGCGGCAAATCGCCTGTCCGATGCCAGGTTCGTCAGTATGGTTTCAAACTGGCGGAAGGGGGCATCCAAGGCCGTGCTGACCAGAATGTTGAGCCTTATTTCTGCGTCACGCCGCTGCTGATCCATAAAGAACTGCTGATTTTTTTGGTCTGCATGGATGGATGCCATCAGAATGGCTGCCAGAACCAGCAGGAAAAAAAAGAGGCTTCTGCGTTGGCAGAAATAAGAAAGCATGGGCTATTCCTCGAACTGGCAACAGGTTTTTCAGCCCGTCAGAAAAA
It encodes:
- a CDS encoding sensor domain-containing diguanylate cyclase, whose translation is MLSYFCQRRSLFFFLLVLAAILMASIHADQKNQQFFMDQQRRDAEIRLNILVSTALDAPFRQFETILTNLASDRRFAAFTRNPSEKDEDFVRSLWQNILVTHSSIHYLYFSTADGKLFFEPEAPLPDSYDARRRPWFRHAMLEPGTILWTHPYMEVPTNRRVVSVVRALTDPESGELLGVMGLDILLDHLHAIAGRIPIPEGGFLGILSSDGQLVASPQPEIMEALLKKPASLVALLRGETDTLHLDGQAKELIISTRTLNQPQWRIVQGIPRSPESCPGSPMRSTALILMTLLSVSYLFIHALYYRKQRQENRIFKSQIQTLREQGPSAPHPALPSDTSFTHSLCRQLALDLYQSEQKKQELETELATFIEKAPVGVFISTPEGRFTKVNSSMARILEYASPEELIHHVDDIPQKLYLDRQDRKILTNRLLSGGVQEFPIRFRKKNGTIGHASITAYATMGTDGRILAIQGFFTDMTRSHQLESHLRRLAHTDRLTGLPNRRSFMELLARETGRFCRYGNSFGLIVLNVDHFRAINARYGHGMGDKILCTLADSLSQSLRSCDTLARIDGDTFAIHLAETSAESSTGAAKRVLRLISRTVITEIPDLQLSFSSGTTSPRETLRCPDLLLQEAEARMYEAKKKGGGTLPSSLP